Genomic DNA from Vagococcus luciliae:
AGTGCTGCCGTTATAACAGGTGCTCAAGCCATTCATCCTGGATTTGGTTTTTTAGCAGAAAATAGTTTATTTGCAGAGATGTGTAAAGAATGTCAAATCACTTTTATCGGTCCAAAGGCGAAGACAATTGATGAGATGGGAAATAAAGTGAACGCAAGAAGACTGATGATTGAAGCACAAGTCCCTGTCATACCTGGTAGTAATGGTTCTATAGAATCAATAGAGGAAGCAAAAAAAATCGCCAAAAGAATTGGTTACCCTCTGATGCTAAAAGCCGCAGCAGGCGGTGGTGGAAAAGGGATTCGTAAAGTGATGAGTGAAGAGGAGTTAGCGACTCATTTTTCATCTGCCCAAAAAGAAGCGTTGGCAGCTTTTGGTAATGGCGACATGTATATTGAAAAAATTATTTATCCAGCCAAACACATTGAAGTTCAAATATTGGGTGATCATTTCGGACATGTGATTCATTTGGGAGAGCGAGATTGTTCACTTCAAAGAAATAATCAAAAAGTTTTAGAAGAAGCCCCTGCCTATTCCTTAACAGATCAATTGAGACAAGCAATAAGCAAAACGGCGATAAAAGCCGCGAAAGCTGTGAACTATCAAAATGCTGGAACCATTGAATTTTTAGTAGACGAACACAATGAGTTTTATTTTATGGAAATGAACACACGAATTCAAGTAGAACACCCTGTGACAGAAATGATTACAGGAGTAGATATTGTTAAATGGCAATTAAAAATCGCAGCGAATCAACCTTTACTACTAAAACAGAAAGATATTCAGTTGACAGGTCATGCTATTGAGTGCCGATTAAATGCAGAAAACCCAGCATTTCATTTTGCGCCATCACCTGGGAAGATATCAACCTTATTTTTACCTTCTGGAAGTTTAGGTTTAAGAGTGGATAGTGCGGTGTATCAAGGATATACGATTCCACCATTTTATGACTCTATGATTGCGAAAATTATTGTACATGGCAATACTCGTGAGGAAGCCATACTCAAAATGAATCGAGCTTTACTAGAATTGGTGGTAGAAGGTGTGACAACAAATCAGCTATTTCAAATTGATTTATTGACCCATCCTTCTGTTGTAAAAGGCGAGTATGATACCTCGTTTTTACAAACGACTTTTTTGCCAAATTGGTCTAGTGAGTAATATGCAAAAGGAGGATAAGTATGGGATTATTTAAAAAAAGAGATTATATACGAATCACTCCTTTTAAAAAAGAAACTAAATCGAGTGACAAACCTCATGTCCCTGATGGTGTGTGGGAAAAATGCCCAAATTGTTCTAAAGCACTTCATCAAAAAGAATTAGGACAAGAAAGAACTTGTCATCATTGTGGTTATTGTTTCAGATTAGATGCTTATAGTCGATTAAACATGATTTTAGATGAGGGAACATTTGAAGAGATGGATACAAACTTACCGTTTAAAAATCAAATTGATTTTCCCGGATACGAAGAAAAGTTAAAGCAAGCGAAAGAAAAAACTGGATTAGATGAAGCGGTTGTGACAGGAATGGGACAAATCGATCATCAAACAGTCATGATTGGTGTCATGGATAGTCGCTTTATTATGGGTAGTATGAGCCATGTTGTTGGAGAAAAAATCACTCGTTTGTTTGAAAAAGCGACAAAAGAAAAACAACCTGTTATCATTTTTACAGCGTCTGGTGGCGCTCGTATGCAAGAAGGAATTATGTCATTAATGCAAATGGCCAAAATTTCAGGTGCTGTTAAACGACATAGTGAAGAAGGGTTACTCTATATCACCGTGCTAACCGATCCTACGACGGGTGGGGTGACAGCAAGTTTTGCTATGCAAGGAGATATTATATTAGCTGAGCCACAAGCGTTGATTGGCTTTGCTGGTCGACGTGTCATTGAACAAACCATTCGTCAAACATTACCAGATGATTTTCAACGAGCTGAATTTTTATTAGAACATGGCTTTGTCGATAAAATTGTGAAACGACAACATCTCAAATCTGTGTTATCACAACTATTATATTTACATCAAGGTGGTGAAATGTGTGACTAAAAAAACAGCCAATGACATTGTTCAACTAGCACGAGATAGTAACCGAATAACCACACGAGAAATGATAGATGGATTAGTTGATAATTTTATAGAGTGTCATGGCGATCGTTACTATGGTGATGATAAAGCAGTGGTGGGTGGTATTGGCTTTATAGAATCTAGACCTGTTACGATTATTGGCATTCAAAAAGGGCAGACATTAGAAGAAAATGTTCAAACTAAATTTGGTTCACCAACACCTGAAGGATATAGAAAAGCATTAAGACTAATGAAACAAGCAGAGAAATTTAAGCGACCAGTTATAACGTTAGTCAATACACCTGGAGCTTTTTGTGGAATTGAAGCAGAAGAAAGAGGTGAAGGCGAAGCTATTGCCAAAAATCTATATGAAATGAGCCAACTCCAAGTGCCTATCCTGTCAATTTTAACAGGCGAAGGTGGTAGTGGTGGTGCATTAGCATTAGCTGTAGCAAATGATGTATGGATGATGGAGAATAGCATTTATTCGATTTTATCACCTGAAGGGTTTGCGTCAATACTTTGGAAAGACAGCAGTCGCGCTTTAGAAGCTGCTGAAATAATGAAATTAACTGCTCCTGATTTAAAGAAATTAGGAGTGATTGATAAAATAATAAAAGAAACAGATGAGATAGGTGATCTATCAAATGCTCAATTAATAGGTCAGTTAAAGCAAGAAATCTTAAAGCAACTTGATTATTATAAAACATGCTCCATTTCAGAACTACAAGATCAACGCTATGAACGATTTAGAAAATTTTAATAAGGGCATTAATCTAAGTCATTTACAAACATTCATTTCTCGGTTAATATAAAAGTGAGTTTATATTTAGGGGGTAAGACGAAGATGAGTGAGTCAAAATGGACAGATGAAGAATTAAGTGCGATACAAGAAGATATTATTGCTGCTCTTGAGACAGTTATTGACCCAGAGCTTGGGATAGATATTGTTAATTTAGGATTACTTTATGAAGTAAATTTAGAAGAAGACGGTTATTGTGAGATTAAAATGACCTTAACTACTATGGGATGTCCATTGGCAGATGTTATTACGGAACAAATTCACGAAGCGTTAAGTGATATAGATGAAATCAAAAAATTAGAAGTGAAATTAGTTTGGTACCCTGCCTGGACAACTGATAGAATGTCACGCTATGCTAGAATTTCTTTGGGAATAAGATAAGACTGATATAATAGTAGTTTGAAGGTGTTTTAACAGTAAAATTGGGTGATTTTGTAGATAAGTTAGAAGTCAAACAGAAAGTAGTTTTTGTAGTGGATTCTAATTAGAAAAGTTGTGATACCTCTTTGCCTTTTAAATTAAAAGGTTGGGAGGTCTTTTTGTATTTCTCAGACATTGTATTGTTTTAGTATCTATGAAAAATGGAGTCGGCAAATTATTATTGCTGTTTTTTAGTGTTCATAAAAAAACTATTGGTAATTAGAAACAAATTAAAGGGTATCAACTTAATTAAGTTGATATAGGCGTTCTATATCTATAAAAAGGATTGCTTATTAAAAAAAATATCTTAATAAGGCACGATATAAAAACTGATGATTCTATTAAAAATTACCATAAATATTAAAAATTTTTTCAGATAATTGACATATTCAAATAATAAACATAGTATAAAACTATGTTTAAAATTGAATAGAATTAGCGAGGTGTTATATGCAATTATTCGAGGGTATTTTAGTTATGTTATCAATGGTATTGATTTCGAATATCATAAGTCGATTTTTCCCTAATATTGCTATCCCTCTAATACAGGTTGTATTAGGATTTGGAGTAGCTCTACTATCATTTGTTCATTCGTTTGAACTTGAATCGGAATTATTTATGTTAGTTTTTTTAGCCCCTTTATTATTTAATGAAGGGCAGATGGTTGACAAAAAAGCTTTATGGAAAGAAAAAAAAGCAGTATTGACTTTATCTATTTTATTGGTATTTATTACGGTAGGTATTTTAGGGTATGTGATTCACTTACTTGTTCCACTAGCTCCATGGGCAGCATGTTTTGCCTTATCAGCAGCATTAGCACCTACAGACGCGGTAGCAGTTGGTGCTTTAGCAGAAAAAGTAAAAATTCCACATAGAATGTTGCATACACTAGAAGGGGAGTCTTTGATTAATGATGCATCTGGTCTTGTGTCATTTCAGTTTGCCTCAGCCGCACTTTTAACAGGTGTATTTTCATTAGTTGATGCTGAAGTGAGTTTCGTTCTGATTTCTCTAGGTGGCGTTTTGATTGGTGTGGTATCAGGATTATTAGGTTTGTGGTTTATACGCTGGATGAAATCACTTGGTATTGAAAATAATGTATCATACATTCTATTTGAATTACTTTTACCATTTATAGTTTTTCTAGTGGCAGAGACACTTGATGTGAATGGTATTTTAGCGGTCGTAAGTGCGGGGTTAATTTACTCATGGAATTACAAAAAAATAAATCCTGAAGTGGCTCAACTTAATATTTTGTCAAAAAGTACGTGGTCCATTTTTAGTTTTAGTTTAAATGGCTTGGTTTTTGTGTTATTAGGAACACAACTTCCTGAATTAGCTCATTATGTTTGGAAAAACAATCAAATTAACAACTGGACCATTTTAGGTTATGTTTTAATCGTTACAACTGTACTATTAGGGATTCGTTTTTTATGTGTTCTTATTTGTAATAACTTTGATGGATTTAAAGGAAAACGCGATATAAAAAAATCATTACTTTATACAGTCTCAGGTGTTCGTGGGACAATTACGTTAGTCAGTGCCCTTAGTTTACCAACTGTGTTAAGCACGGGCGAAACATTTATTGAGCGTGAACTATTGATTAGTATTGCAGCAGGGGTCATTATTGTGACACTTCTTCTAGCTAATTTTGCTATGCCATTATTAGCAGATAAAAAAGAAGAATCTATTGAAACCAATACAGAAATAGAAGTTCAAATATTACGTCGCGTTACTGAACAGCTCAAACGTAAACAAACAGAACAAAATACTCCAGCGATTCGTAAAGTGATTCAACTGTACAATGAGAGAATTGTATCATTAGTGAATCATGATGAGTTTAGTGAAAAAAATAAAGAGTTGATGGAATTGGTTTTAGTTTGGCAATTAAAAGATACATTAGAATTAGTTGAGTCTGGTGAAGTCAGTTTACAAATGGTTTTTAGACGGTTAGAAGTATTAGATAGACGCCTATTTCGATTAACTCATAAACCTGAGTATAGTAAAAATTCGTTTTACAAAAATATTATAGGAACACATTTGAAATTCTTAGGAACTCGCTTAACTAGTTTTGATAGAAAAAAAGAGTTAAAAATTAAATTAAAAGAAAGTAATCGAAATTATGTGATAGGTATGCTTAATCAATTAGATACAACTGAATTTCCACCTGAACTAATCGATTTTTATTTGACGCGATATGAGGATAGAGATCAAACATTGATTGATATGAGTGAAGATACACTGGATGAGTGGTTAGATTATGCGATACAATTAGAACGGGATTATATTCAGAAAGAATTTGAAAAAGGGAAAATGAATCGTCAAGAGTTAACTATTTATCGTGAAAACTTATCGGCGATTGAAAGTAGTATTCAATTTATTGCTTAGAGTTATAGAAATAAAAAACAGAATGTTAATATTAAACATTTTGTTTTTTTTATTGTTGTTAATTCTTCATTTATTAATCGCTAATATTTTATAATTTTATTATAATTGTTCAGTAGTTAAATGTTAAAATATATTTGATAGATGATTGTTCGTGATTAATAAAAGGAAGGCTGATAAATAATGAAAAAAGATTATCAAGGAACATCCAAAAAATTAAATCAAAATGTAGCACTAAAATTAGTTCAGGATCGATTGGAAAAAAATGGAAAGAAAATTACGATTAATTGTGCAAGTATTGAAGAAGCAGAAGATATATATATTGAGCTAGTTCAAAAACAGGCTATGAAATATGTTGACGGTGAGAATCATTATAGTTATTAAAAGAGACATCACCTTACTTTTTGAAAAGTAAGGTGATGTTTTTTCTACGCCTAATTTACATTATAGTATCGAGTTGTATTAGGTGTATCAAATAATATGTGCTACTATTTGTTTAGAAGGTAAAAATTTGATGAACCCAGATAATTTTTCAAGGGTTAAATTCCAGTGTGACTTTTTGATTATTTACCTTGTGACTTATTATATATATAAATGAACAATATTCATTTAATGTTTAGTATTTAAAGAAAAACTGAATCTTAAAAAATTATAGCTGTTATATGATTGTTTTTTAGCGGGGCAATAGCTAGTTAAATCATAGAAAAGAAAACTCTTTCTTGAAAAAAGAAAAAGATAAGAGTATAATTGGACTATACCAATGATGGAGGGATTTATTATGAAAATCATTAAAGTAAAAGACCAATTTGAAGGCGCAACAGTTGCTTTTGATATGATTAAAGATGGAATGGCTAATGGAAGTAAAACACTAGGTTTAGCAACAGGAAGTACTCCTGAGGCATTGTATAAAGAAATGGTAGAAAGTGATGTTGATTTTAGCAGTATGACATCTATTAATTTAGATGAGTATGTCGGACTTAAAGCCGATGATCCACAAAGCTATCATTATTTTATGAAAGAACATTTATTTAATGAAAAACCATTTAAAGAAACATTTTTACCAAACGGCATGGCAAAAAATGCGAAGGAAGAATGCAAGCGCTATGATGAAATTTTACAAGCACATCCAATTGATATTCAAATTTTAGGAATTGGAGAAAATGGACATATTGGATTTAATGAGCCAGGATCTTCTTTTGATGGTAAAACAAGTGAAGTTAATCTAACTGAATCAACGATTGAAGCAAATAGTCGAAACTTTTCTGATATTTCAGAAGTTCCAACAAAAGCTTATTCAATGGGAATTGGGTCTATTATGATGGCAGATAAAATTATTTTATTAGCTTATGGACCAAAAAAAGCTCAAGCTATTTATGAAACGGTTAAAGGACCTGTGTCTGAATTAGTTCCTGCAAGTGCTTTACAAGTTCATCCTGATGTGACTATTATTGTAGATGAAGAAGCGGCTAGTAAATTATAATTAGAAAAATCTGTTTTTTTAAAAGAGGAAAATCTTTGAAAAAACAGGTTTTTTTTGTAGAAATAGTTTATAATATTGGTTAGTCAATTTAATAAAGGGGAATCATTATGAAAGACTCTCAAGTAGTTTATGATTTTGTTAGTTTAGCGATTGAATCTGGTGGCTGGATGCGACTAGATCGAATTTATCTCCAAAATAAGATAGCTGAAATGATTGGGTGTGGAGAAATAGTCGATACCAGAAATCAAATTTCTAATCTTTCAACAGAGGAATTGTGTCACTCTCTAGTAAAAATTGCTAAGAAAAATAAGCCAGATAGTTATCAAACTGATAAAGATATTGAGCTTTTATCACAAAGTTTGATGGATACTTTAACACCACCACCATCTGTTGTGAACGCCATGTTTGCTAAAAAATTTGAAACCTCTGCAGTTGAGGCAACAAATTATTTTTATTGGTTGAATCAAGTTAATGGTTATCTAACAGGTGAAACACATGAAGATTATGATAGTGAGGAAGAAGGAATTTGTCCCATCTGTTTTTGTAATGAAGGAGTATTTGTTCATCACTCAGATTATTTAAAAAAGACTAGACGATTTATTCGGTTAAATTTATCTAATGACAGTTGGGGATATCAATTAAACCCAACAAAAAAAGAAATCGAAGAAGGAATATTTTTTACAGAGGCTCACACATATTTATTGATGAATAGTTATTTGTTGGATAGAATGACAGGAATAGTTGATTTATATCCACAATATGAATTACAATATTGTAGTGAAAATTCATTTAAAGGACATAGTTATTTGATTGGAAGACGACCACAAAAAAATAGAAAAATGACTTGTCATCAAACTTTGCCATTTTTTAAAGATTCTTTGCTATCTTATAACAGTTTAAAAAATAATGAGTTGGTTATTCAAGTAAAGAAAGCTAAGGATTTATGGCTGATTTTTAGTTATATTTTTTCTCTAACAGTTTCTTTAAAAAAAGGATTATTTAGTACAGATTTTACTTATGATTTATTAAAAATAGATACAGGCTATCAATTTATTATTACATTAAATGAAGAAGTTTTTGAAAAATCACGAGATAATTGGTTATGTACAATGGAAATATTAAGTAATGAATTGGAGGTTAAGTATTGAAAGAAGAAGTTTCTATAGGTAAAAAAATCGCATTATTTATTATTGGTATTTTTATTATTTTAGGTATGTTGATAGTGAGTGAGTTTCCTTCAGTATTGTTAACCCTGTTTCAACCTATTTTTAATAAAAAACAAAATGGTGTGAGTTTTATTTTGTTTATGTGTTGGTTAATTGTATTAGTTGGTGTTATATGGTTTATTTGGAGATACTATAAAAAAAAATCACATGATATTGATACAAGTGTTACAGGAAAAGACATATGGCGTGCGTTTAAAATCTTTTTATTAGGACGTGTGATAGCTATTGTTGGAACTGGTTTGATGCAACAATTTTATGGAACTGATTCAAGTGCTAATGATGAAGCGATTGCGGCATTATTTTCTCAAGATGAATCGATTTATTATGTGTTGATTATGACTATTACCATAGCTATTAAAGCTCCTATTCTAGAAGAATTAATTTTTCGTGGATTACCAACGACATTACTGTTTAAAAAAACGCCTGTCTGGGTTCCAATGATTATTACATCTTTAGTATTTTCAAGTGTTCATTTATCTTCAAATATTATTTCTTTCGGGATGTATGCCTCTTTAGGTGCTCTAATGTATTGGGCATATAGTTCACGTGGTCGAATTATTGATTCAATGTTAGTACACTTTATGAATAATATTTTGGGAGCTATTGCTCTATTATTGACTTACTTATTCGGTTTATCAATTTAAAATAGGTTAAATTAAAGAGAAAGCTTGATAATATAATTAGGTACAATATTGTTCTGAAAAATGGGATAATAATAAAAAACAAGTTTAGACTATAAATTTCCGATACTTTATTGGTAATTTATAGTCTAATTTAGTTT
This window encodes:
- a CDS encoding CPBP family intramembrane glutamic endopeptidase, which produces MKEEVSIGKKIALFIIGIFIILGMLIVSEFPSVLLTLFQPIFNKKQNGVSFILFMCWLIVLVGVIWFIWRYYKKKSHDIDTSVTGKDIWRAFKIFLLGRVIAIVGTGLMQQFYGTDSSANDEAIAALFSQDESIYYVLIMTITIAIKAPILEELIFRGLPTTLLFKKTPVWVPMIITSLVFSSVHLSSNIISFGMYASLGALMYWAYSSRGRIIDSMLVHFMNNILGAIALLLTYLFGLSI
- the accD gene encoding acetyl-CoA carboxylase, carboxyltransferase subunit beta is translated as MGLFKKRDYIRITPFKKETKSSDKPHVPDGVWEKCPNCSKALHQKELGQERTCHHCGYCFRLDAYSRLNMILDEGTFEEMDTNLPFKNQIDFPGYEEKLKQAKEKTGLDEAVVTGMGQIDHQTVMIGVMDSRFIMGSMSHVVGEKITRLFEKATKEKQPVIIFTASGGARMQEGIMSLMQMAKISGAVKRHSEEGLLYITVLTDPTTGGVTASFAMQGDIILAEPQALIGFAGRRVIEQTIRQTLPDDFQRAEFLLEHGFVDKIVKRQHLKSVLSQLLYLHQGGEMCD
- a CDS encoding acetyl-CoA carboxylase biotin carboxylase subunit encodes the protein MFEKVLIANRGEIAVRIIRACQELEIKTVAIYSEADKEALHVALADEAICIGSAKATDSYLNMHNILSAAVITGAQAIHPGFGFLAENSLFAEMCKECQITFIGPKAKTIDEMGNKVNARRLMIEAQVPVIPGSNGSIESIEEAKKIAKRIGYPLMLKAAAGGGGKGIRKVMSEEELATHFSSAQKEALAAFGNGDMYIEKIIYPAKHIEVQILGDHFGHVIHLGERDCSLQRNNQKVLEEAPAYSLTDQLRQAISKTAIKAAKAVNYQNAGTIEFLVDEHNEFYFMEMNTRIQVEHPVTEMITGVDIVKWQLKIAANQPLLLKQKDIQLTGHAIECRLNAENPAFHFAPSPGKISTLFLPSGSLGLRVDSAVYQGYTIPPFYDSMIAKIIVHGNTREEAILKMNRALLELVVEGVTTNQLFQIDLLTHPSVVKGEYDTSFLQTTFLPNWSSE
- the nagB gene encoding glucosamine-6-phosphate deaminase, with product MKIIKVKDQFEGATVAFDMIKDGMANGSKTLGLATGSTPEALYKEMVESDVDFSSMTSINLDEYVGLKADDPQSYHYFMKEHLFNEKPFKETFLPNGMAKNAKEECKRYDEILQAHPIDIQILGIGENGHIGFNEPGSSFDGKTSEVNLTESTIEANSRNFSDISEVPTKAYSMGIGSIMMADKIILLAYGPKKAQAIYETVKGPVSELVPASALQVHPDVTIIVDEEAASKL
- a CDS encoding metal-sulfur cluster assembly factor yields the protein MSESKWTDEELSAIQEDIIAALETVIDPELGIDIVNLGLLYEVNLEEDGYCEIKMTLTTMGCPLADVITEQIHEALSDIDEIKKLEVKLVWYPAWTTDRMSRYARISLGIR
- a CDS encoding cation:proton antiporter, whose protein sequence is MQLFEGILVMLSMVLISNIISRFFPNIAIPLIQVVLGFGVALLSFVHSFELESELFMLVFLAPLLFNEGQMVDKKALWKEKKAVLTLSILLVFITVGILGYVIHLLVPLAPWAACFALSAALAPTDAVAVGALAEKVKIPHRMLHTLEGESLINDASGLVSFQFASAALLTGVFSLVDAEVSFVLISLGGVLIGVVSGLLGLWFIRWMKSLGIENNVSYILFELLLPFIVFLVAETLDVNGILAVVSAGLIYSWNYKKINPEVAQLNILSKSTWSIFSFSLNGLVFVLLGTQLPELAHYVWKNNQINNWTILGYVLIVTTVLLGIRFLCVLICNNFDGFKGKRDIKKSLLYTVSGVRGTITLVSALSLPTVLSTGETFIERELLISIAAGVIIVTLLLANFAMPLLADKKEESIETNTEIEVQILRRVTEQLKRKQTEQNTPAIRKVIQLYNERIVSLVNHDEFSEKNKELMELVLVWQLKDTLELVESGEVSLQMVFRRLEVLDRRLFRLTHKPEYSKNSFYKNIIGTHLKFLGTRLTSFDRKKELKIKLKESNRNYVIGMLNQLDTTEFPPELIDFYLTRYEDRDQTLIDMSEDTLDEWLDYAIQLERDYIQKEFEKGKMNRQELTIYRENLSAIESSIQFIA
- the accA gene encoding acetyl-CoA carboxylase carboxyl transferase subunit alpha, with protein sequence MTKKTANDIVQLARDSNRITTREMIDGLVDNFIECHGDRYYGDDKAVVGGIGFIESRPVTIIGIQKGQTLEENVQTKFGSPTPEGYRKALRLMKQAEKFKRPVITLVNTPGAFCGIEAEERGEGEAIAKNLYEMSQLQVPILSILTGEGGSGGALALAVANDVWMMENSIYSILSPEGFASILWKDSSRALEAAEIMKLTAPDLKKLGVIDKIIKETDEIGDLSNAQLIGQLKQEILKQLDYYKTCSISELQDQRYERFRKF